Proteins encoded together in one Juglans regia cultivar Chandler chromosome 9, Walnut 2.0, whole genome shotgun sequence window:
- the LOC108982020 gene encoding uncharacterized protein LOC108982020 isoform X2 translates to MGAGGPDDDDNRWPPWLKPLLSENFFIQCKLHADSHKSECNMYCLDCKNGALCSLCLAHHKDHRAIQIRRSSYHDVIRVSEIQKVLDITGVQTYIINSARVVFLNERPQPRPGKGVTNTCEVCERSLLDSFRFCSLGCKIVGTSKNFQKKKHSGAMASDSEDSYSSSSSHGLGKSKIQSFSPSTPPPTSVNYRTAKRRKGIPHRSPMGGVLMGY, encoded by the exons ATG GGTGCTGGAGGCCCTGATGACGACGACAACAGGTGGCCGCCATGGCTGAAGCCTCTGCTcagtgagaatttttttattcaatgcAAGTTACACGCAGATTCCCACAAGAGTGAATGCAATATGTACTGTTTGGATTGCAAGAACGGCGCTCTCTGCTCTCTCTGCCTCGCTCATCACAAGGACCACCGGGCTATTCAG ATAAGGAGGTCCTCATACCATGATGTGATAAGGGTATCTGAGATTCAGAAAGTTTTGGACATAACCGGAGTTCAGACCTACATTATCAACAGCGCCAGGGTCGTCTTCTTGAACGAGCGCCCCCAGCCTAGGCCGGGTAAGGGCGTCACCAACACCTGCGAGGTCTGTGAGCGCAGCCTCCTCGACTCCTTCCGCTTCTGTTCTCTCGGTTGCAAG ATTGTTGGGACGTCAAAGAATTTCCAAAAGAAGAAGCACTCGGGGGCGATGGCTTCGGACTCAGAGGACTCgtacagcagcagcagcagccatgGCCTGGGGAAGAGCAAGATCCAGAGCTTCAGTCCCTCGACCCCGCCCCCAACTTCCGTCAACTACCGGACTGCAAAGAGAAGGAAGGGAATCCCACACCGTTCTCCGATGGGCGGAGTACTCATGGGGTATTAG
- the LOC108982020 gene encoding uncharacterized protein LOC108982020 isoform X1: MGAGGPDDDDNRWPPWLKPLLSENFFIQCKLHADSHKSECNMYCLDCKNGALCSLCLAHHKDHRAIQIRRSSYHDVIRVSEIQKVLDITGVQTYIINSARVVFLNERPQPRPGKGVTNTCEVCERSLLDSFRFCSLGCKLQIVGTSKNFQKKKHSGAMASDSEDSYSSSSSHGLGKSKIQSFSPSTPPPTSVNYRTAKRRKGIPHRSPMGGVLMGY, from the exons ATG GGTGCTGGAGGCCCTGATGACGACGACAACAGGTGGCCGCCATGGCTGAAGCCTCTGCTcagtgagaatttttttattcaatgcAAGTTACACGCAGATTCCCACAAGAGTGAATGCAATATGTACTGTTTGGATTGCAAGAACGGCGCTCTCTGCTCTCTCTGCCTCGCTCATCACAAGGACCACCGGGCTATTCAG ATAAGGAGGTCCTCATACCATGATGTGATAAGGGTATCTGAGATTCAGAAAGTTTTGGACATAACCGGAGTTCAGACCTACATTATCAACAGCGCCAGGGTCGTCTTCTTGAACGAGCGCCCCCAGCCTAGGCCGGGTAAGGGCGTCACCAACACCTGCGAGGTCTGTGAGCGCAGCCTCCTCGACTCCTTCCGCTTCTGTTCTCTCGGTTGCAAG TTACAGATTGTTGGGACGTCAAAGAATTTCCAAAAGAAGAAGCACTCGGGGGCGATGGCTTCGGACTCAGAGGACTCgtacagcagcagcagcagccatgGCCTGGGGAAGAGCAAGATCCAGAGCTTCAGTCCCTCGACCCCGCCCCCAACTTCCGTCAACTACCGGACTGCAAAGAGAAGGAAGGGAATCCCACACCGTTCTCCGATGGGCGGAGTACTCATGGGGTATTAG
- the LOC108982019 gene encoding protein TORNADO 2-like, producing the protein MALSNNVIGGINFIAMLLSIPIIGSGFWLSTEPDNSCVKILQWPVIILGILILVVALAGFVGGFWRVPWLLIFYLVAMLILIILLACLVVFIYMVTLRGSGHPAPSRSYLEYHLDDFSGWLRRRVQSPFKWDRIRNCLSSKTLCAELNQNYRMAQDFFNARISPLQSGCCKPPTECGYTFVNPTYWISPINTAADMDCLQWSNEQTQLCYNCNSCKAGLLANIKKEWRRADIILLITLVALIAVYLVGCCAFRNAKTEDLFTRYKHDNYT; encoded by the exons ATGGCACTGAGCAATAATGTCATCGGAGGCATCAATTTCATTGCCATGCTGCTCTCAATCCCAATCATTGGGTCTGGATTCTGGCTCTCCACAGAACCAGACAACTCTTGTGTGAAGATCTTACAATGGCCGGTAATCATTCTGGGGATATTGATCTTGGTTGTAGCACTAGCAGGCTTTGTCGGAGGGTTTTGGAGAGTCCCATGGCTCCTAATATTCTACCTCGTCGCCATGCTTATTCTCATAATATTGCTTGCTTGTCTTGTGGTTTTCATCTACATGGTCACCCTCAGGGGGTCTGGTCACCCAGCACCGAGCCGGAGTTACTTGGAATATCATCTTGATGACTTTTCAGGCTGGCTTCGTCGAAGGGTTCAAAGTCCTTTTAAGTGGGATCGCATTAGGAACTGTCTTAGTTCGAAAACTTTGTGTGCAGAGTTGAATCAGAATTATCGTATGGCTCAGGACTTCTTTAATGCACGTATTAGCCCCTTACAG TCGGGATGCTGTAAGCCACCGACGGAATGCGGGTACACATTCGTGAATCCAACGTACTGGATAAGTCCGATAAACACGGCGGCAGACATGGATTGCCTGCAATGGAGCAACGAGCAGACGCAGCTTTGCTACAACTGCAATTCATGCAAAGCAGGACTGTTGGcgaatataaagaaagaatggAGAAGAGCAGACATCATATTGCTCATAACTCTGGTGGCTTTGATAGCGGTATATTTGGTAGGGTGTTGTGCATTTAGGAACGCCAAAACTGAGGATCTCTTTACCAGATACAAGCACGATAACTATACGTGA
- the LOC108984086 gene encoding uncharacterized protein LOC108984086 produces the protein MAFYVDEEEVWKCPEHPSKRRRSGICPVCLRDRLSTLCPDCANIRPCACSANSATKPSSSSSSRFSSYQAGRVSNLVESEPVFRRSRSLAIPFLRSRTRFVGNEKELKEPPSGVSKGKASSFWSVFRSQKNKKVEVDEGNTRKGEEPEEDKDNVRSRTTMMMRSRSVAVSATSDSGNGVGVREYGRAKSRSWYFPSPMKVFRQSKMTKVVQERSPLYRA, from the coding sequence ATGGCGTTTTATGTGGACGAAGAAGAGGTGTGGAAATGCCCAGAACACCCCTCTAAGCGTCGCCGCAGCGGGATTTGTCCGGTATGCCTCCGTGACCGTCTCTCCACCCTCTGTCCCGACTGCGCTAACATCCGGCCCTGCGCCTGCTCCGCCAACTCAGCCACGAAACCCTCTTCTTCCTCGTCCTCTCGCTTCTCTTCGTACCAAGCTGGCCGCGTATCCAATCTGGTTGAGAGTGAGCCGGTTTTCCGCCGCTCCAGATCGCTCGCGATTCCCTTCCTCCGTTCCAGGACCCGGTTCGTCGGCAACGAAAAAGAACTGAAAGAACCGCCATCGGGGGTCAGTAAGGGCAAAGCTTCGTCGTTTTGGTCGGTGTTCAGGTCGCAGAAGAACAAGAAGGTCGAGGTGGACGAAGGAAATACGAGGAAGGGCGAAGAGCCGGAAGAAGACAAAGATAACGTGAGGTCGAGGACGACAATGATGATGAGGTCGAGATCCGTCGCAGTCTCCGCGACGTCAGATTCCGGTAATGGTGTTGGCGTTAGAGAATACGGTAGAGCGAAGAGTCGGAGCTGGTATTTCCCGAGTCCGATGAAGGTTTTTCGGCAGTCAAAGATGACTAAGGTGGTTCAGGAAAGGTCTCCTTTGTACAGAGCCTGA